A window from Agrobacterium tumefaciens encodes these proteins:
- the nikE gene encoding nickel ABC transporter ATP-binding protein NikE — MTEPLLKVENLNVTFTNYGRTRQVLRDVAFTVAAGERVALIGETGSGKSVTAKAIIGTLPKNAAITSGAIAIDGRDVLSMPRREREALKGTAFSLIMQDPLSSFNPVFKIGTHLDDVMRFADKRDGIYSSKAERRNRIAAVLRRVQLADTERVMNAYPSELSGGMRQRVLIGLALLHQPKLLIADEPGTALDVTTQDEILNLINQLVAEENMALLMITHNLGVVRKVADRVVVMHHGDIVETGPCTQILHAPAADYTRSLLDAVPPLYGERVTDLAQSTRSPIVTIEGLNKIYGRRNGYHAVRDVNLTLKEGEVFGLAGESGSGKTSVARMIMGLSRPTSGNLLIDGPAPERGKRLTQIVYQNPGTSLNPKRTVKQTLALPLKSIGLDGEARENRMQELLGLVRLPQSYLGKYPHELSGGQKQRVAIARALAAEPKILILDEPTAALDVSVQKTVIDLLLQLREELGLTYLMISHDLSLMRNFCSRIAIMLRGEIVEEGVTSAVFAEPSHPYTRALIAAIPVVTDEEERLKPTVTEEERMRFLVKTTD, encoded by the coding sequence ATGACTGAACCGCTTCTCAAGGTCGAAAACCTCAACGTCACCTTCACCAATTATGGCCGCACCCGGCAGGTGCTGCGCGATGTCGCCTTCACGGTTGCCGCCGGCGAACGCGTGGCGCTGATCGGCGAAACCGGATCGGGCAAATCGGTCACCGCCAAGGCCATCATCGGCACTTTGCCGAAGAATGCCGCGATCACGTCAGGTGCGATCGCCATCGATGGCCGGGATGTGCTGTCCATGCCGCGAAGGGAGCGTGAGGCGCTGAAGGGCACGGCGTTTTCGCTGATCATGCAGGACCCGCTGTCCTCCTTCAATCCGGTCTTCAAGATCGGCACGCATCTCGATGATGTCATGCGCTTTGCCGACAAACGCGATGGCATCTACTCGTCGAAAGCGGAGCGACGCAACCGCATCGCCGCGGTGCTGCGCCGGGTGCAGCTTGCCGATACCGAGCGGGTGATGAATGCCTATCCCTCCGAGCTTTCGGGTGGCATGCGCCAGCGTGTGCTGATCGGGCTTGCGCTGCTGCACCAGCCGAAGCTCCTGATCGCCGATGAGCCCGGCACCGCGCTCGACGTGACGACGCAGGATGAAATCCTCAATCTCATCAACCAGCTGGTTGCCGAAGAAAACATGGCGCTGCTGATGATAACCCACAATCTCGGTGTCGTGCGCAAGGTGGCAGACAGGGTCGTGGTCATGCATCACGGTGACATCGTGGAGACCGGCCCATGCACGCAAATCCTGCATGCCCCTGCTGCGGATTATACGCGTTCGCTGCTGGATGCGGTGCCGCCGCTCTACGGCGAGCGCGTCACCGATCTGGCGCAAAGCACGCGCTCGCCGATCGTCACCATCGAAGGACTGAACAAGATTTATGGCAGACGCAACGGTTATCACGCCGTGCGCGATGTGAACCTGACACTGAAGGAAGGTGAAGTTTTCGGGCTCGCGGGTGAATCCGGTTCGGGAAAAACCTCGGTCGCGCGTATGATCATGGGTCTTTCACGCCCCACCTCCGGCAATCTCTTGATAGACGGCCCGGCGCCTGAGCGCGGCAAGCGGCTGACGCAGATCGTTTATCAAAATCCCGGCACGTCCCTCAATCCGAAGCGCACTGTCAAACAGACGCTGGCACTGCCGCTGAAATCCATCGGCCTGGACGGTGAAGCGCGCGAAAACAGGATGCAGGAACTGTTGGGGCTGGTGCGATTGCCGCAATCTTATCTCGGCAAATACCCGCATGAGCTTTCCGGCGGACAGAAGCAGCGTGTGGCGATCGCCCGTGCGCTGGCCGCCGAGCCGAAAATCCTCATCCTCGATGAGCCGACGGCGGCACTCGATGTCTCCGTGCAGAAGACGGTGATCGATCTTCTGCTGCAGCTGCGCGAGGAGCTTGGCCTCACCTATCTGATGATCTCGCACGACCTGTCGCTGATGCGCAATTTCTGTTCGCGTATCGCCATCATGCTGCGCGGCGAGATCGTTGAGGAGGGCGTGACATCCGCGGTCTTCGCCGAACCGTCCCATCCCTATACCCGCGCCCTGATCGCGGCCATCCCCGTCGTCACCGACGAGGAAGAGCGTCTGAAACCCACCGTGACCGAGGAAGAGCGCATGCGCTTCCTCGTAAAAACGACCGATTGA
- a CDS encoding ABC transporter permease, translating to MADMKMLEPTDRGLSAGYMMWYRFSRNPAAVIGSLILLSVLVLAVFAPWLTPYPKHIGAVVDFRARHMPPDLEHWFGTDKAGRDIFSRTIFGLRVSLLLVIGVLGISVPVGTVLGLVAGYFGGWTEKLISGLTNVMLAMPPLVMALAVSNLLEPTLMNAMIAITLLWWTWHARLIYSVSKSIASEDYIEAARLAGAGPLHILFREILPNCVSVISVKTTLDAAFVILFGATLSFLGFGVKPPTPDLGSMVADGRQFMPDFWWEVLCPGAAVLYVTLGFNLLGDGLRDMFDVES from the coding sequence ATGGCTGATATGAAAATGCTCGAACCCACCGATCGGGGCTTAAGCGCCGGTTACATGATGTGGTATCGCTTCAGCCGTAATCCGGCAGCCGTCATCGGTTCGCTGATCCTGCTATCGGTGCTGGTGCTGGCGGTCTTTGCGCCTTGGCTCACGCCCTATCCGAAACATATCGGTGCAGTGGTCGATTTCCGCGCCCGCCATATGCCGCCGGATTTGGAGCACTGGTTCGGCACCGACAAGGCCGGGCGCGATATCTTTTCCCGCACCATCTTCGGGCTGCGTGTTTCCCTCCTTCTCGTCATCGGCGTGCTCGGTATTTCCGTGCCAGTCGGCACCGTGCTTGGCCTCGTCGCCGGTTATTTCGGTGGCTGGACTGAAAAGCTCATCAGCGGCCTGACGAATGTGATGCTGGCCATGCCGCCGCTCGTCATGGCGCTCGCGGTTTCCAACCTCCTGGAACCGACACTGATGAATGCCATGATCGCGATCACGCTGCTGTGGTGGACCTGGCATGCGCGGCTGATCTATTCGGTGTCGAAGTCCATCGCCTCGGAAGACTATATCGAGGCCGCACGCCTTGCCGGTGCAGGCCCGCTGCACATTCTCTTTCGCGAAATCCTGCCCAATTGCGTCTCGGTCATATCGGTCAAGACGACGCTGGATGCCGCCTTTGTCATCCTGTTCGGTGCGACGCTGAGCTTCCTCGGTTTCGGCGTTAAACCGCCGACCCCCGACCTCGGATCGATGGTTGCCGACGGTCGCCAGTTCATGCCGGATTTCTGGTGGGAAGTGCTCTGCCCCGGCGCGGCTGTGCTTTACGTGACGCTTGGTTTCAATCTGCTGGGCGACGGCCTGCGCGACATGTTCGACGTGGAAAGCTAA
- a CDS encoding ABC transporter permease — protein MQQHPLVAILNRLGTFMLVMIALSIMIFALARVVPGDPARMALGPAATQEQVDALRGEMGLDKPLAVQYLDYIGNALHGDLGFSLVSQRPVTTDLAQTVPATVELVLVSVVFMFAVAIPLGVITAHYRDRPLDHIGRILSLTGVTIPSFLFAITLQLLAARFISGWPIIGRLDHGLGWQGGPTGFILIDGMLAGRFDVVLDALKHLALPAFALSMAGIGQITRITRSSMIENQRKDHVLTLQSFGVPERVIIFRYLLKLSSIAPLTIMGLEFASLIGNAFVIEMVFAWGGFASYGLNAILQKDLNAVTAVVLVAGLFFIVANLIVDVLISIIDPRLRRKEAR, from the coding sequence ATGCAGCAACATCCGCTGGTCGCGATTTTGAACAGGCTCGGCACCTTCATGCTGGTCATGATCGCCCTGTCCATCATGATTTTCGCTCTGGCCCGTGTGGTGCCGGGTGACCCCGCCCGCATGGCGCTCGGCCCTGCGGCAACGCAGGAGCAGGTGGACGCGTTGCGCGGCGAGATGGGTCTCGACAAGCCGCTCGCCGTCCAATATCTCGATTATATCGGCAATGCACTGCATGGCGATCTTGGTTTCTCGCTGGTGTCGCAGCGTCCCGTCACCACCGATCTGGCGCAGACCGTTCCTGCGACCGTCGAACTGGTTCTGGTGTCGGTTGTCTTCATGTTTGCCGTCGCCATCCCGCTCGGCGTCATCACCGCGCATTACCGTGACCGGCCGCTCGACCATATCGGTCGCATTTTGTCGCTCACCGGCGTGACGATCCCGAGCTTCCTCTTCGCCATCACGCTGCAATTGCTGGCCGCCCGCTTTATTTCCGGCTGGCCGATCATCGGCAGGCTTGATCACGGGCTCGGCTGGCAGGGTGGTCCGACCGGTTTCATCCTGATCGACGGCATGCTGGCCGGACGTTTCGACGTCGTACTCGATGCGCTAAAACATCTTGCGCTGCCGGCATTTGCGCTTTCCATGGCCGGCATCGGCCAGATTACCCGCATCACGCGTTCCTCGATGATTGAAAACCAGCGCAAGGACCATGTTCTCACCCTGCAGAGCTTCGGCGTGCCGGAACGGGTGATCATCTTCCGTTATTTGCTGAAGCTCTCCTCCATCGCGCCGCTGACGATCATGGGGCTCGAATTCGCCTCGCTGATCGGCAATGCCTTCGTGATCGAGATGGTCTTCGCTTGGGGCGGTTTCGCTTCCTACGGGCTGAACGCCATCCTGCAGAAAGACCTCAATGCCGTCACCGCCGTGGTGCTGGTGGCCGGCCTGTTCTTCATCGTTGCGAACCTGATCGTGGATGTCCTGATCTCGATCATCGACCCGCGCCTGCGCCGCAAGGAGGCTCGCTGA
- a CDS encoding helix-turn-helix transcriptional regulator, whose protein sequence is MMLLPRARLCRHIARETAGVIFLRAPAGAGKSVLLEMLAKELGATICHTHQPRSDEVVDGCLLWDVPVFARAVRMPAGILESVRFVVIACRPDQRISGLARQILHRGSRTIGPDELALGNDEAESLPAEQRRIALEDFAGWPAFLALARHPDDTLCAEYLRENYLPHLSPAQTVELCFWLENPSAEPKAGWRELLPPFLTGRPEQHPTLIRLLTLAARDRLATLQAGSAVVEVASAFERAGNSLAAMAILLDRGYETHAAQMLERAHGRELIYRSSIDRFREIIMRFSQDMIATNETVLFAVTRALLKQGELQRVRHLVGKSLGSDYLDPLKVLARDSRFSFAARTFRLNLMIAEDLTPNDAMITRLGEFMADYPLDDHGKWASYYNALLEFEIRRRNFREAEAAAARALIYLRKMGGQPLLEFFIHLHQIVLRMMSGDVLLARRAAQDARARLEQVPHDAAQEFRMLRLAEACLAYEAGKPRDLLHFVEHEFDHFAAAEIWPSLMQFALFYASQVLIDHFPMTVRAGFLDGLWIHLSEGLQFHAMMEIRTAIAYQNANRWADAAATLSAIRMPMGRNWVESAHEDLSRLARRDEIAYVMAWLRDAVHLFTPRAYLSRQIDAMIANPKVTNREKVALRIWQSYAAHQRRDNAAARAHILTALESATRLGCRGVLSEERIFLSPLLNNRRIRSFIETSSDVRTALSIFADSVNSPQARALHGGLSQREAQMLQLLASGMSNKKIAQTLNISEVTVKFHLGNLFRKLDCKRRSEAIRAAKALDWL, encoded by the coding sequence ATGATGCTTTTGCCCCGAGCCCGCCTTTGCCGTCATATCGCCCGCGAAACCGCCGGTGTCATTTTTCTGCGTGCCCCGGCGGGAGCGGGAAAAAGTGTGCTGCTGGAGATGCTCGCGAAAGAGTTGGGCGCCACCATATGCCACACCCACCAGCCGCGAAGCGACGAGGTGGTCGACGGCTGCCTTCTTTGGGACGTCCCGGTTTTTGCGCGGGCAGTGCGCATGCCTGCCGGCATTCTGGAATCGGTGCGTTTTGTGGTCATCGCCTGCCGTCCCGATCAACGGATCAGCGGGCTGGCGCGACAAATCCTGCATCGCGGATCGCGCACCATCGGGCCGGATGAACTGGCGCTGGGGAACGATGAAGCCGAAAGCCTCCCAGCTGAACAGCGACGTATTGCTCTTGAAGATTTTGCGGGATGGCCAGCCTTCCTGGCGTTGGCCCGGCACCCGGACGACACACTGTGCGCAGAGTATCTGCGGGAGAACTATCTGCCGCATCTTTCTCCTGCTCAGACAGTCGAGCTTTGCTTCTGGCTCGAAAATCCGTCTGCGGAACCCAAGGCGGGGTGGAGGGAATTGCTCCCTCCTTTCCTTACCGGACGCCCCGAACAACATCCCACGCTCATACGGCTTTTGACCCTGGCGGCACGGGACCGCCTCGCCACCTTGCAGGCTGGCAGCGCCGTGGTGGAGGTCGCGTCCGCTTTTGAAAGGGCAGGGAACTCGCTCGCGGCAATGGCGATACTGCTCGACCGGGGTTATGAGACCCACGCCGCACAAATGCTTGAACGCGCCCACGGCCGTGAACTGATCTACCGAAGCAGCATCGACAGGTTTCGCGAGATCATCATGCGGTTCTCACAGGACATGATTGCAACGAATGAAACCGTGCTTTTCGCTGTGACCCGCGCCCTGCTGAAACAGGGCGAGTTGCAGCGCGTGCGACATCTGGTCGGCAAAAGCCTTGGATCGGACTATCTCGATCCGCTGAAGGTGCTTGCCCGGGACTCAAGGTTTTCCTTCGCTGCCCGAACCTTCCGGCTGAACCTGATGATCGCCGAGGACCTGACGCCCAATGACGCGATGATAACGCGCCTCGGCGAGTTCATGGCCGATTATCCGTTGGACGATCATGGCAAGTGGGCGTCCTACTACAATGCGTTGCTTGAATTCGAAATCCGCCGCCGCAATTTTCGCGAGGCGGAGGCGGCTGCCGCCCGCGCCCTCATCTATCTGCGCAAGATGGGTGGGCAGCCCCTGCTTGAATTCTTCATCCATCTGCATCAGATCGTGCTGCGGATGATGAGCGGTGACGTGCTTCTGGCGCGCCGGGCGGCGCAGGATGCTCGCGCAAGGCTGGAACAGGTGCCGCATGATGCCGCGCAGGAGTTCCGGATGTTGCGGCTTGCAGAAGCCTGTCTCGCCTATGAAGCGGGAAAGCCGCGCGATCTGCTGCATTTCGTTGAGCACGAATTCGATCACTTCGCCGCCGCCGAAATCTGGCCAAGCCTGATGCAATTTGCGTTGTTTTACGCCTCGCAGGTGCTCATCGACCATTTTCCGATGACCGTTCGTGCGGGTTTTCTGGATGGTCTCTGGATCCACCTGTCGGAAGGCCTTCAATTCCATGCGATGATGGAGATCAGGACGGCGATCGCCTACCAGAATGCCAATCGCTGGGCGGATGCTGCCGCCACTCTTTCGGCAATCCGCATGCCGATGGGCCGCAACTGGGTGGAAAGCGCGCATGAGGACCTTTCAAGGCTCGCGCGCCGAGACGAAATCGCCTACGTCATGGCGTGGCTGCGTGACGCCGTGCATCTTTTCACGCCGCGCGCCTATCTCTCTCGCCAGATAGACGCGATGATCGCCAACCCCAAAGTTACCAACCGGGAAAAAGTCGCGCTCAGGATATGGCAGAGCTATGCCGCGCATCAGCGCCGCGACAATGCCGCTGCCCGCGCGCATATCCTCACAGCCCTTGAATCTGCGACCCGCCTTGGCTGCAGAGGTGTATTGTCGGAGGAGCGTATCTTCCTGTCACCGCTTTTGAACAACCGTCGCATCCGCAGTTTCATCGAGACCTCTTCCGATGTCCGTACCGCGCTGTCGATATTCGCCGACTCGGTAAACTCCCCGCAGGCACGCGCCCTGCATGGCGGGCTTTCCCAGCGGGAAGCGCAGATGCTGCAGCTGCTTGCCAGCGGTATGTCGAACAAGAAGATCGCCCAGACGCTGAACATCTCGGAAGTGACGGTAAAGTTTCACTTGGGCAACCTT